One window of the Lepidochelys kempii isolate rLepKem1 chromosome 23, rLepKem1.hap2, whole genome shotgun sequence genome contains the following:
- the SNRPD2 gene encoding small nuclear ribonucleoprotein Sm D2 isoform X1 has product MSLLNKPKSEMTPEELQKREEEEFNTGPLSVLTQSVKNNTQVLINCRNNKKLLGRVKAFDRHCNMVLENVKEMWTEVPKSGKGKKKSKPVNKDRYISKMFLRGDSVIVVLRNPLIAGK; this is encoded by the exons GAGCCTCTTAAACAAGCCCAAGAGCGAGATGACCCCCGAGGAGCTGCAgaagcgggaggaggaggagttcaaCACGGGGCCCCTGTCCGTCCTCACCCAGTCAGTCAAGAACAACACCCAGGTGCTGATCAACTGTCGCAACAACAAGAAGCTGCTGGGACGTGTCAAGGCCTTTGACAG GCACTGTAACATGGTGCTGGAGAACGTCAAGGAGATGTGGACGGAGGTGCCCAAGAGCGGCAAGGGCAAAAAGAAATCGAAGCCCGTCAACAAGGATCGCTACATCTCCAAGATGTTCCTGCGGGGGGACTCCGTCATTGTGGTGCTGAGGAACCCCCTCATTGCCGGCAAATAG
- the SNRPD2 gene encoding small nuclear ribonucleoprotein Sm D2 isoform X2 yields MTPEELQKREEEEFNTGPLSVLTQSVKNNTQVLINCRNNKKLLGRVKAFDRHCNMVLENVKEMWTEVPKSGKGKKKSKPVNKDRYISKMFLRGDSVIVVLRNPLIAGK; encoded by the exons ATGACCCCCGAGGAGCTGCAgaagcgggaggaggaggagttcaaCACGGGGCCCCTGTCCGTCCTCACCCAGTCAGTCAAGAACAACACCCAGGTGCTGATCAACTGTCGCAACAACAAGAAGCTGCTGGGACGTGTCAAGGCCTTTGACAG GCACTGTAACATGGTGCTGGAGAACGTCAAGGAGATGTGGACGGAGGTGCCCAAGAGCGGCAAGGGCAAAAAGAAATCGAAGCCCGTCAACAAGGATCGCTACATCTCCAAGATGTTCCTGCGGGGGGACTCCGTCATTGTGGTGCTGAGGAACCCCCTCATTGCCGGCAAATAG
- the LOC140902378 gene encoding adenosine receptor A1-like: MEYGDGGALTAQRGTWINMARAPRATNAFPNSSFPPITPPPCPGASNRSLPGLDVPYFLTETVTAVLSVAGNLFICTVILRDRKLRAVVTNHFLVSLAAADILVGAVAIPCAQMADAGLPRGRPTLCLLMLCTLLIFTQASVFGLLAIAVERYISILKPFQYPSLMSPQNSLLVILSSWVLATFIGSLPLMGWHKPFPPDGQCKFNAFIEDSFKVYFKFMACMLVPLAIMLVLYGRIFLEAKRQIRKVAEREVEVSRQARRRRVLHKELRLATSLFIVLFCFAFCWLPLHVINTLQLACPGCPIPSPLVLATIVLSHANSAINPVVYVFRMRSFRQAFTATFPCTWHPLPASAPGKFSASGLTPSNRLELASHNSPLPGK, from the coding sequence ATGGAGTATGGAGACGGGGGAGCACTGACGGCCCAGCGAGGCACCTGGATTAACATGGCCAGAGCCCCACGTGCCACCAACGCCTTCCCCAACTCGTCCTTCCCGCCCATCACTCCCCCGCCCTGCCCGGGGGCATCGAACAGGAGCTTGCCCGGCCTGGACGTGCCCTACTTCCTGACGGAGACCGTCACAGCTGTGCTGTCCGTCGCGGGCAACCTCTTCATTTGCACTGTCATCCTGCGGGACAGGAAGCTGCGCGCTGTGGTGACCAACCACTTCCTGGTCTCGCTGGCCGCGGCCGACATCCTGGTGGGGGCCGTGGCCATCCCCTGCGCCCAGATGGCGGATGCGGGGCTGCCGCGGGGCCGGCCGACTCTGTGCTTGCTGATGCTCTGCACCCTGCTGATCTTCACGCAGGCCTCGGTCTTCGGCCTGCTGGCCATTGCAGTGGAGCGGTACATCTCCATCCTCAAGCCCTTCCAGTACCCATCCCTCATGAGCCCCCAGAACTCGCTCCTGGTCATCCTGAGCAGCTGGGTGCTGGCCACCTTCATTGGGTCACTGCCCCTCATGGGCTGGCATAAACCCTTCCCGCCCGACGGCCAGTGCAAATTCAACGCCTTCATCGAGGACTCTTTCAAGGTCTATTTCAAGTTCATGGCCTGCATGCTGGTGCCGCTGGCCATCATGCTGGTCCTCTACGGCCGTATCTTCCTGGAGGCCAAGCGGCAGATCCGCAAGGTGGCCGAGCGGGAGGTTGAGGTGAGCCGGCAGGCCCGACGCCGCCGTGTCCTGCACAAGGAGCTGCGGCTGGCCACCTCGCTCTTCATCGTCCTCTTCTGCTTTGCCTTCTGCTGGCTGCCCCTCCACGTCATCAACACCCTCCAGCTCGCCTGCCCCggctgccccatccccagcccgCTCGTGCTGGCGACCATCGTCCTGTCCCACGCCAACTCCGCCATCAACCCCGTGGTGTACGTCTTCCGCATGCGCTCCTTCCGCCAGGCCTTCACGGCCACCTTCCCCTGCACATGGCACCCCCTGCCCGCCTCCGCCCCAGGCAAGTTCTCCGCCTCCGGACTCACGCCGTCCAACAGGCTGGAGCTGGCCAGCCACAACAGCCCCCTACCAGGGAAGTGA